The genomic segment GTAGGCGCCGGCCGCCGCGGGCTCGTTGATCGTGTAGACCAGATTGATCGACGAGTCCTTCTGCAGCAGGTTTTCCATCGCCGTACGCCCGCCCTCCTCGGCGCCGTCGGTGACGTCGTGGCCGGCGATGCGCGGGTCGTTCTCGTCGCCGATCCGGTTGGGGTCGCCGATGTCGATGCCGAAGCCGTCGAGGAAACCCTGGTCGCGTTTGACGTCGACGGAGACCTGGTTGGCATTGAGGTCGAGCATGGCGATTTTCGCCTCTTTGCCGTCCCGGGCGAACTTGGCCTTGGCCCACTGCCCGATCAGCTTGCCGGCCTGATAGTTGTCGGTCGCGAAGGTGGCGTCGGCCGCGTTGGGCGGGTCGACCGGCGTGTCCAGCGCGATGACCAGCATGTCGAGTTCGTGCGCCTTGTCGATGGAGGGCACGATCGCTTTCGAGTCGTTCGGGGTGATCAGGAAACCCTTGGCGCCGAACGACATCAGGTTTTCGATCGCCTGCACCTGGGCCTCGTTGTCGCCGTCCTGTTTGCCGGCGAAACTCTGCAGCTCGACGCCCTGCTGCTGGGCCGCACCCTGGGCGCCTTTGCGCATCTGGACGAA from the Paractinoplanes abujensis genome contains:
- a CDS encoding substrate-binding domain-containing protein, with translation MHLVGRMLAAGCVVTLVLGTAAACNRGSGEDVVGLITKTDTNPFFVQMRKGAQGAAQQQGVELQSFAGKQDGDNEAQVQAIENLMSFGAKGFLITPNDSKAIVPSIDKAHELDMLVIALDTPVDPPNAADATFATDNYQAGKLIGQWAKAKFARDGKEAKIAMLDLNANQVSVDVKRDQGFLDGFGIDIGDPNRIGDENDPRIAGHDVTDGAEEGGRTAMENLLQKDSSINLVYTINEPAAAGAYLALQAAGKEKDTVIVSIDGGCPGVDNVSKGIIGATSMQFPLKMAQLGIDAIAAYAKDGTRPQATPGKDFYDTGTQLITDDPQAGVEAKDSAWGKQNCWG